taatttgtttttattctagAAAGATTGCTTTATGCAGTTTTAAGTTGATAGTTAGTTGTtctctctttttagtttttttaaggtAATAGTCTTACCCTTATTTGGCTTAtactataaaaaatattttgcttatttgttaTTTCTTCATCTCTGAATTTGCCTTTATCTCTGATTACTCTTTTAGGATGAAGAGGGTGGCTTATACTAGTGGATTCATTACAgcgtgcttttttaaaaattaatttgtttttattagtcatttacaaaattacaaaataacgggGACAAtttcacaccgttcccaccaccagagttctgtgttcccattccctccactggaaacttcagtggccctcccatggtcacagataggggttgactatcaTATACACAttatccatttttttcctatgatcctgagttctcttcttttctatgttACGCCTtcacctattactgcttctgaatgtctttccttttttcctcttcaatctcttggtcctgatggaattgggtttcagagccctctggtcatcttcccttagcaTCGCtctccctttggaagtatggacaaaaaaataataataatttttttgcctctagtgttattactgcactaccaacccactgcttctggaggctttttccccccctgtagcccttgttgtttatccttgttgttgttgtttatccttgttgttgttgttattattgttgctgctgttgttggatgggacagagagaaatggagagaggaagggaagacagagaggaggagtgaaagacagacacctgcagacctgcttcaccgcctgtgaagtgatcatcttacaggtggggagccgagggctgaaacccagatccttatgccagtccttgggctttgcaccatgtacacttaacccgctgcattacctgaccacccaaaattctttttagggtgcagatggtgggagttccgatttctgtaattgcttctccaatgggacatgggcattggcaagctgatttatatttccctagtgctctggagaggtgaggttctaggacatattgttgAGGAAGTTCAAGATAGAATCATAGTACACCTGCAGCTtggtgtcttcttcttcttctagcgtttgcccttcttccgcagccagtcaacagcgtcaggttgagcctgatgtcaagtttcgagacctcctttgaatctggagaggtggcagtcgttgactatgtgggtcataatctgtctggagccgcaggggcagttcgggtcgtctctggctccccagcgatggaacatagtggcgcaccggccttggcctgttccatagcgattgaggagggccccatcataacgtgctaggtcaaagccgctgacgcttgcaggggtctgtgatgaggtgtttgttctttacctcagctgactgccagttctgtttccaagagtctggaacagagaagttcagtgtaggcataggggaccagattgggtgatgagatgtcaagcgttggacagggtgggcgaagatatccgtgtatattggcaggtccggtcgagcgtgggaaatgaactgagatgatgctgcatcccgacgaatatctggcagggcgatgttgctaagaactggcagccatggaaccggggtggaactgatggtgtctgaaaggcagtaagttacaaggcaggacaaaatgtttaataataggaaccagaaagtagaaatagagcaggtgagaataggcgAAGATAGGAAGTCCATTTAAGGTGTGTTCCAAAGGAGGCTAAGTCATCCTacactgccactcaaggaagactgtcctgaaatgagtgcagcctggaatgtccccAGCTGTTCCCGTGGTGAGCGCAGACTCACGGGGACTTGGAGGTTATGcaggctcctgtgccaaataGGAATATATGTGGGCCCTAGGGCAGAGTAccgcttatggtggtgtcagggattgaacctaggactttgggccTTGGCatggaaagtctttttgtgtaaccattatactcTGCCAGACCTCTTCCATTTTAATGGTTTAGTGGTTTTAAATGGATTTGCTTCACCTTGAGACCATTCCCACGGCCCATCCCCAGAACTCATTAAAGTTTAATCTTCCCAAGCCAAAATGAGGTCCACTAACTAAGAATTGCTCGTCCTCTCCTCCTCTACTTCATGATCGGAGCCATCCTACTTTCTGTGTAAGTGAAACCGTATATGTCTTGTCTGTCCTTGTGTGATTTTCTCCTTTATCGTAGCATAATGTCTTCCACATTGAGTGCTTATCTATTCACCCATTGCATGCGGGTTGCTTCTGCCTCTTGGCCATTATGAACAGTGCTGCTGTGACTATGGGTTCAGGAATATCTCATCAAACCTCTCCTTTTCGGGATCTAAGAACAGGGGTCTTCAGCTCCCTGCCTCTTGTAGGACTCACTGAGACATCGTCCTCAAGCCACCTGCTTCTCATAGGTGATTTTCACTGCTCATTACTCCTGTTTCTCCTCATCATTGGTGCTCAGCAGCAAATAAAGAGTATTAACTTGTGATTTGTCCAGGATCTAATGTAATTTTGATTGGTGTGCCTGGCCTTCTGGGTATCTGCCGTTATGCCACAAGGAatatctgttaatttttttttttaatttctaaatacATATGATAgctttatttcccattttgtcccaaagtatATACTTGTTACTGAGAATTATGTCATCTAAAAGGTTAGCTGAAAGGTCGCGAATGTGTATCTTAGAAGGTGGTGTTTATGTGTTTTGATtaacccccccacccctacccaaaACTGCACTGTTTCTCTGAGTTATTTTCATGTTATCACAATATGTTCTGCTTGGGTAGAGctgtgaattttattttcttctaagtaacaTTTCCTTGTAAGATTAATATTTTGGAAGCaatcagaaagaagaaaataacaacaataaaaccctcACTATAATTTGAAACAATTATAAcacttctcatttattttttttctaatattgctGATAACAGTGGTCTGTAAGATAAGTACATCATTAATTCATTGTATTTAAGAGTCTAGGGTATCAAGCTTATTTATTGCTAATCATTCAGGTTACTTTTATTGCAGTAAAATATGTTGAAAATTATGTGACATTCTTTCTTTGACAGTTTCTTAAATAGCATAAAATGTGTCTTCACTGTataatttaacattttaataCAATTGCTAATTTTAGTATTGTGAAATATCAATATTTTAAGAAATTGGGTTAAATAGAATtgctacaacaacaaagcaattaaATAAAGGCTGTATGACATCCGTGAATCATTAGcagtttgaataaagaaatgaggcTGGTATTTGGAATAAATAACCATCGAGTCACATGTACCTAAGTTATTTTTGTCACCTTATTAGAAAGATGTCACTGAAATGAATTTCTCTGCTTTTATTTCCTAGCAAATTTTAAAAGCTTGTGTTGATCAAGTGAAAAAGTACCCAGAATTCTATACTCTCCATGAAGTCACCAGTTTAATGGGATTCTTCCCATTCAGGATAGAGATGGGGTTAAAGTTAGAAAAGACCCTACTTGCATTGGTAAGGTTTCCTGGATAGACAGGTACCATTTATTTTTGTCTAATGTATCCTGTACATTTCACATAGATGTTATTCTGTGTTCAAATTAGATTTAAGGAATAATGTGGTATGACTTGTAAAGTATGCAGTCCTAGTCCATATGTTTAGTTCAGAAGCAGCAGAGCTTCGTGTTTGTACAAGTGCCAACTTGATGTGTtgatttattgtttcttttcccATCTTTTTCAATGTCCCTGAATACAAGCAGAAAGCCCTTTGTCATTTAAGGGATTTTATTTCCAACCATACTGGAAGCaagtgtgtgtagagagaggcTACTTCAGAGTTGTTACCGTGCCCTGCTGTGTGATCCGTACCTCATGAAATGAGAGCTTTAGAGTTGATAAAGTGACAGGGAAAAATCCCATGTCATTTTTATCTTAGATCTTTCCTCACACATCCTGTCTGGTGGCaaaatccaggaggtggcgcagtagctaGAGCAGGGAACTTGCAAGCATGGGGCCTACTGTTCAGCTGCCAGCATTGTGTGTCAGCTTTCCACTAGGGTGGTACTCTAGTACGCTTTCTCACTCGCTCATTGATACTATaaatagatcttttttaaaaaaaaaaatcatacatggTATTTGTCAAACAAAAACTTGAAAGTCTTCAGGAAACTCTGATATTTacctttaataaaatgaaaaaaacttttttttttttcctccagggtcattgctggacttggtgcctgcaccatgaatccactgctcctgcaggccatttttccccctttttgttgcccttgttgtagcctcattgtggttattattattgccattgttgatgttgtttgttgttgaataggacagagagaaatggagagaggaggggaagacagagggagagagaaagacagacacctgcagacctgcttcaccacccgtgaagcgactcccctgcaggtggggagccaagggctcgaaccaagatccttgtgcaggtccttgtgcttcgtactatgttggcttaaccctgtgtgccacctcccgacccccgcCCCAAATACTTTTCTGAAAGAGAGAAGCATCCAAATTTTTTGTGTGTAAAACAgtcattttgttgtttttcttcttctttagggCAGTGTAAAATTTGTAAAAACAGTATTCCCCTCAATGCCAGCAAAGTTACAGATCTCAAAAGACAGCACATCGCCCACTGAAACAGCAGAGCGAATAGCCGCAGCGCTGCATGACGTAAGTAGGaagcttcctttcttcccctctctctctctttcttgttttttttttttatttaattttttatttataaggagaaaacattaaccaaaccataggataagaggggtacaactccacacaattcccaccaccagaactctgtatcccatcccctcccctcctctgataaccttcctgttctttatccctctgggagcatggacccagggtcattgtgggatacagaaggtagaaggtctggcttctgtaactgcttccccgctgaacatgggcattgacaggtggatccatactcccagcctgtctctctctttccctagtggggaagggctctgggggaagtggagctccaggacacattggtggggttgtctgtccagggaagtctggttggcatcatgctagcatctggcacctggtggttgaaaagagagttaacatacaaagccaaacaaattgttgactaatcatggacctaaaggctggactagtgtagatgaagggttggggggtcctccgttttgtagatagctagtaggcatattttagttatattccaaagggtctgtggccatactagtttttttttttcttttctttttttcccttgagcctgaaatctgatatgtatgtggatccaagttattgactggggagatgatgtcatggctggagaaaggagcagaaagctggatcaggggagagaatagctccctaatatgggaaaggtgtataaatattgttgactgtaaatcccatcgatttgatgtgatctggggcccatattcagcttaggagcctatgtgacctctgcatccctgtagatctgagctcacattctgtggtcatgagtaggaacattccaagctgccccaatatcaggacccatcttcctcacgtgtagcatagagtatgttgtccagcctcccttcctaGGATAGgatagtctctaccattgttgatctaagtttcttgttttgttttataccagagcactgctcagctctgaagctctggcttatgatggttggaggggattgaacctgggacttgaggggctcaggcatgagagagtctctttgcataactattatgcaatctacccctacCCAGAAGGTTACTTTCTGTGCTCCTTACAAAGTACCTGTAAGCTGATTGCTTCAAAgcagtttctactttttttttttactgctttatCAAAGACATTTTTCAGACGTATAATCAAGCAGCAAGTTGTATGTTGTTTTTCAGGATATCAGTAACGATCCCAATGCAGAGAAGCTTGTTTCAAGATACCACCCTCACATTGCTCTCACTAGTCAATCACTATTTACCTTGTTAAATAACCATGGACCAAACTACAAGGAACAGTGGGAAATTCCAGTGTGCGTTCAAGTAATACCCGTTGCAGGTTTGTGATTTGCTTGTCAAATAACGCTCTCAACAGAGAAGTGAGAAAGGTCTCCTTGCAGCTGTTTAAACCCAGGTGTTGTTTATCAGACATAAATACCTTAAAGTTTTGATGGAAGGGACTGCAGATTTGAAATTTGCAGTCAAGAGAACTTAACCAATCTATGGGGCTATGACAGAATTGACACAAAGGGCTGTTAGCTCTCCCAAGTCTGTACTCAATTGGAGGGTGGGAAGTAGGGAAATTATTATGGTTTGGGGTAGCTATGAGTACATGAAATGGTGAGGTTCATCTGTCTTTCACGAAAATGAAAGAAATGCAACATTAGACAACCCCCAGTAGGTGAGTTTCAGGACAGACTTACTTGGCTGTTGTTGGGATCTATAATTTAAGTCAGTGAATAATTAATTACAAGTCTGAAATGGTCTCTGTGGACAATAAAATTAGTACATGCATATACATTTCTCTGTGCAAGATATTTTTCCCTTACTGCTTCTAAGggaatatagttatatatatatatgtgtgtgtgtgtgtgtgtgtgtgtgtgtgtgtgtgtgtgtgtgtgtttatttattatctttatttattggatagacacagccagaaatggagaaggtgaggagatagggagacagacacgcctccagcactgcttcactgtctctTATGAAGAAAAACTATATGTTAACTGTATATTATTCTCTAGTAAAAATGTTAGTACTCTGAAAGCATGACCCCCCCTGTAGAAATTGAATAATAGTATATAAcactatgctttttaaaaatttattagacaACACATTTTTCGTGACAGTCAGACATGTTTGTCCTCAGATCTCTAAGGAACTTGAGAGACCTTCAAGTTCAAGATTGTCAAATATATAGAATGTTTGCTGCCATTCCCTTaccctctgtctctttatttagtGATCTTTTTGTGTtacttctgttgttgtttttttcccccctaagtaTAACTAGTAGAAATTAatcatccccccctttttgtttatattttaaggTTCAAAACCCGTTAAAGTGATTTATATTAATTCACCACTTCCCCCAAAGAAAATAACAACGAGAAagaaaagccagatcttccatgaCGTCCCGTTAAGATCCATGATGTCCAAAAGCACCTCTGTCCCCGTCTCTGCAGTGTTTATGGACAAGCCTGAAGATCAGATCACCGACATGGAGGTATGTCGTCACCCCCTTCCGTCTTACGGGGACGTGTCTGTCTGTATTCTTGAAGCATCCAATTTTATCTGCAAATTGCCAACTCTAGTAGTTGTTAGATCCAGACTTAAAACTGAGCTCCACGTTGAGCTAGATTTAAGGCAACTGGTCAATTTTCCTCAGTCTCAGTTTCCTCTTTATATAAATGAAAGCTACTTCTCAAGAATACTGTAAGGGTTACTTTTGATACTATATTTAAAATGACATCTATTACTATGTACTCAAGTAAGGATGGTGGCAGTTGCAGTAGTGGTGTAATTAAAGTCTCTTTCATAACAAGGAATTTACAAGTATGATAAGGAAATGATATGAAAAAGTGATCAGTCGATGGTAGACTGAGTAGCTAAAGTGGCCAGTCTCTCTGTGTCTAGTTGTCTCATCAGTAAAATGTATATGGTTATATTACCTTGCTCACAggactctctttttattttcgttttttaaaatttacttatttattggctattgggaggaagagagagagacctgaagcactgctttaccacccgcagagctttccccctgaagttggggaccagcggctcaaacctgggtccttgcacattgtaacatgtgcgctcaaccaggtgtgccaccacctggccccaggattcTCTAAGATTAAATGAATTAATACGTGTAGAGCACTTAGAACACTAATGTTTGGCCTTTCGTTAAGTATTGttaatgcattttaaaatatttttctcaagAGTATGAAGGTAAGATGTTCTTTTTATGCAAAACTTCAAGAAATACTGATTAAGTTGATAACGGTCTACTTACTGAGAGTATAACACTAAATAAAGTCAAATTCTCTTTTATCTTGGAACTTGCATTAATGGAGAGTGCAGCAGAAGCAATAGCAAGAAAGCAGATGGATTTAAACTGTGTAGAAGAATGTAGCTCCTTAAAGTCAAGAAGATGagcatgggggcaggggtagattgcataatggttatgcaaacagactctgatgcctgaggcttcaaagtcccaggttcagtcccccataccaccataagctggagctgagtaaAAGAAGTCAGGGCTGGCACTGGTTTAGACTCATGACCAAGAGGTCTCTTTCCTGTAAAAAGGATCATCAACAGAAACTTGAATAAAGTGAGAGAAAAACAAGATTTAATTTATATCTAAGAACTCCTACTGTTTTAAGgataaagatcttatttatttctattgCGACCAGAGTTATCATCGcgtctcagtgcctacatgatgaatccactgttttctggtggccttttttttttttttttggatagaatagagaggaagagagacacctgcttcactgctcgtgaagcttcttttCCCCGCTGggggaagcagggacttgaaccctgcttcttgctcaggtgcaccaccacccagccccacctttcacatttgtttatttatttgtttttctgtccTTGCCAATTGCTTTTTATGATGTCTGTGTCATCAAGACTTGCaaattaagttttcttttttctccttccttttctcctcctccatttaCATTTTTTACATTAATCTAAAACCAACATTTGGTGGAAGGTGAATGTCAGAAGGCAGCAGGTGCTATGAAGAAACATACAGAAGTTagataagaatgaaaaaaaaaattacttctagTAATGGCAAGTCCGGTGATTTGAACCTTCCCCATTCACTACAGACAACTAAACATGGGAGAAAATATGAAAGTTCCTTTCCTAAATCCATCAAAAAGCTAACAACATAGTGAGCAGGCGATAGTAGAGGAGACAGGAATCCAGAAGGTAAACCAGCCAGCCTTTTAGGCTCACTTTTGCCCAGGATGACATTTTGCTCATTCCAAAGAAGCAGTCATGAGAAACGGTTGGTGCATCATGGGACTTAGATGGAGACAAGCCAGTGAGTTAAGCTGTCCACCAAGGGTACAGGTGACCAGAGACAAGTTTTCTTGGAAGTTGCAGTCTGTTTTCAGACCTCAAACTGAGTTTCAGATGTTTTTAGAATGCTGTTGTAACTGAACCcttcaaaacaacaaataaaagaaaaaaaaaatttttttttttttcagagaagcaTGATTGTCATTTTGAAACATTATTTctaaaggctggggagatagctcaacttgCTAGATCACAGAAATTGTATCCCCTGAGGTTTGCAGTTGTTCTTACCTGTTTACCTTTTTCTTAATGACTTCTGGACTTATTTCCTTCTAAACAGAAAGCAAGACCGTGGCAGCTTCTGTTTTGCgcgatgttgattttttttttctttgtatattaaTTTGTAGTCTGTCTTTGGAAATGCTTCTTGGACTCTTGGGAGGGCAAAGGTATATCTTTGTAATTTCCCTGTGTGTTTTCAATCACCTGTGTGTCCTTGTGTTGATTACTTTGTGCTACCTCAGACTTTCTATGTCGCTATTTACTTTTTTACCTATAGACACTGCATCCTTGACCAGATGTGGTAGTTTTCCTGTCAAGATGCCCTTCATTTTTCAGTCTTGACTGCATTTTGATGGTGTCGTTTGGCATGCCATACTTCAAGACTAGACCATTACTTATACATCATCGGTTTCATCTGTTTTCAATTCAAGATTCCTTTTCTAGTTAATGTTTAAATTTCCCTTTGTCTAACATTGACGCTGCtatcattttctctacctccttgTATGACATTGTTTTGTCCATAATAGTCTGTGTAAGAATGCCTCACGCATGCAACATTTAGTttagttctattttatttattgactgaattcagtggtcttgtttttgttttggtcaaAGCAACCACTTCCTGAGAAGCTCCATCCACATTTTCCACAGAAGATTTCTCATTTAATTTCTAGGACACATTCAAGAAAGTGACCCTTCCATCACTGTTTTAGGAGTGAGGTTCACAGAGGATAAAGAATGTGTACAAGTCGGTCTTACCCACCACCTCATTGCTCTtatactatttctctctctctctcaaatcctAGTCACACAACCATAACCAAATTCCCCCCTTTTCCCTACCAGATTAGAGAGAAACTAGAACTGTCGGTAGCTCCACTGCCTCAACAGTATGTGGAAAAATTAGCCTTCAGTGTCTCCATGTTCCaggatagaaaaacaaaaacaaaacaaaaaaaccgccCCTGTCTCCTCATGATAGTGAGAGTGCTTTGCTACCCAGATGTGGAAAGTGGCTGATTAATGTTAGAGGTGCTTCAGAAGCTGGTGACGCTTCCTGGGCAACTTCCTCACTGGCATAGAGGCTCTCCTCCTGGTCTGCTAGGTCCACATGTCCACAAGTATGTGGAGCGGatgtgaaaaaaaattctctgccTTCCTCCCGGCCCAACatttcttctttatcttccttttaaatcttttaaaattatatttatttatttattggatagagacagccagaaatcgagaggggagggggtgataaagagggagagagagagacacacctgcagcactgcttcgctgctcatgaagctttcctcctgcaggtggggactgggggctcaaacccagatccttgtgcgctgtaacatgtgcactaaccaggtgcgccaccccccaccccaaacattTCTTCTTCACGGTCCTGTTTTGACCTCCCAAATGTGGTAGTTCCATGTGTCCCATTTTCTTGTACTATTACACTAAAGTTGATAAGTCTGCTTCATCAGCATTCCAGCATGGGAGCATGAGGTTAAACATAATAGTTGCTGGTGATTTATCATCTTAAACGAGCCAGAAACCTTCCAAAGCCGTTAGACTTTTGAGTGAGTTGTCGGAAAAGTCACAACgcatggttgttttttttttttttttgcgtagaAAAACATGGACAAATACGTCGTGACTTTTCCGACAGCCCCATGCTTCTGCATTTGAAGAACAGGAATTATGTGTATAAAGGGTACAGGTGCCCTGGAAGTTTTCACTGACGAGCTGCCACCCCATCTTTTCCTAAGATAAATTACGAAGTGAACGAGACCCGGAAAATCGAGACCCTTGAAAGCATGGATCTGGATTTTGATGACGACGTCACTGAACTTGAAACCTTTGGAGTAACCAGCGCCAAACCATCGAAGTCACCATGTCCCGGCAACACGTCGGCATCCACGGGGCCCAACACGGCGGACACCTGCGCCGCCCCCAGAGCAGCCGCCACACCGGCGGCACCAGCTGCGCCTGATCCCTCTGCCCACTCCAGGAGCTTATCTCAGATCCTGATGGAACAGCTGCAGAAGGAGAAACAGCTGGTGACTGGTGCGGACGGTGACCCCGAAGAGTGCCAAAACAAAGACAGACAGGGATCTGGACCGAGCGGCGAAAGGGTACCGAGCTCTGAGAAACCCCTGAGGCAGGACAGTGACTCGAAGGCCTGTCACACCTCCCAGTTAGAAAGCACCGTGGTCATCAAAACCTCCAGTGAAAACGAGCTGACCGGCGAGAGACCAAAGGAGGCCGAGAACACAGACCACTCAAAGGAGAAGGCCTCGGCGTCCGAAGCGGCGAACCCTTCTGAAGGCGGAAACTGCAGCAGTGACACAGACGAAGACTGTCTGATCATTGATGCCGAGTGTCAGAATACCACGAGCAGACAGGCGGCCCATGTCAACCCTAAGCCCCTCAGCCCACACTCTTCCTCGGGACAGACTCCCACGGCAGGAAACCAGGCGACTGCCCCCCTAGGTTGCAACGAAGACCCTTGCGTTTTAAAGAAACCTATCAAACGCGTGTATAAGAAGTTCGACCCAGTGGGCGAAATCTTAAAGATGCAGGATGAACTCTTAAAGCCCATTTCCAGGAAAGCGCCTGAGCTGCCCCCAGCGAGTTTAGAGAACGCGAAGCAACCTCCCGCCGGGGAGCCGTGCGCCGCTCCTGCAGACCCTTGTAGCTGGCCCAAGCCAGGATGGGCATCCACCTTCCAGAAGCCCAAAGGACGTGAGTGCAGGTTCACAGAGACTCTCCTCTTGATGGCTTCCTCTTCTGCTCTgtgcttcttctctttcctcccctctccttccttttcttcgtTATAAGCAGCTCTATAACCTTTCCATGGTCACCCGTATTTCTGTGATCTACCAGTCAGTGTTTCAGCTTCCAAAAGTCTTTCTGAATATGCACAGAAGGCATAATAGATTGCGCTGCCTAtgattattcctttctttttcttttttttagtacttttttttttttttgcctccagggttattgctggggctcagtacctgcaccacaaatccactgcttctggagcctgtttttttttccccttttttgtttcccttgctgtcgttattgttgttgttgttgttgttgttggataggacagaggtaaattgagagaggaaggaaacagagagggggagagaaagataga
This DNA window, taken from Erinaceus europaeus chromosome 16, mEriEur2.1, whole genome shotgun sequence, encodes the following:
- the ICE2 gene encoding little elongation complex subunit 2 isoform X1, whose protein sequence is MSSMVTMGESRLNWDITPKNGLQTYFSRENYKDHSMALSLKELHILSSRRIGENLNASASSVENEPPVNPATQAKEKVKTTVGMVLLPKPRVPYPRFSHFSQREQRSYVDLLVKYAKIPANSKATGINKNEYLQYLDMKKHVNKEVTEFLKFLQNSAKKCAQDYNMLTDESRLFAEQILKACVDQVKKYPEFYTLHEVTSLMGFFPFRIEMGLKLEKTLLALGSVKFVKTVFPSMPAKLQISKDSTSPTETAERIAAALHDDISNDPNAEKLVSRYHPHIALTSQSLFTLLNNHGPNYKEQWEIPVCVQVIPVAGSKPVKVIYINSPLPPKKITTRKKSQIFHDVPLRSMMSKSTSVPVSAVFMDKPEDQITDMESVFGNASWTLGRAKINYEVNETRKIETLESMDLDFDDDVTELETFGVTSAKPSKSPCPGNTSASTGPNTADTCAAPRAAATPAAPAAPDPSAHSRSLSQILMEQLQKEKQLVTGADGDPEECQNKDRQGSGPSGERVPSSEKPLRQDSDSKACHTSQLESTVVIKTSSENELTGERPKEAENTDHSKEKASASEAANPSEGGNCSSDTDEDCLIIDAECQNTTSRQAAHVNPKPLSPHSSSGQTPTAGNQATAPLGCNEDPCVLKKPIKRVYKKFDPVGEILKMQDELLKPISRKAPELPPASLENAKQPPAGEPCAAPADPCSWPKPGWASTFQKPKGRLPYELQDYVEDTSEYTAPQEGNLVYKLFSLQDLLLLVRCSVQRVETRPRSKKRKKIRRQFPVSVLPKVEYQACYGVEALTESELCCLWTESLLHSNCAFYVGHIDAFTSKLFLLEEITSEEVKEKLPALKIASLFNILQHVLKKLISLQEGSYLLSHAADDSSLLIYKTSDGKVTRTTYNLHKTHCSLPGAPASLSVPWVPLDPSLLLPYHIHHGRIPCTFPPKSQDPTAQQKGGGTRMPTQSHRNLVSMETKSLPAQQVENEGGAPSKRKLT
- the ICE2 gene encoding little elongation complex subunit 2 isoform X3; protein product: MSSMVTMGESRLNWDITPKNGLQTYFSRENYKDHSMALSLKELHILSSRRIGENLNASASSVENEPPVNPATQAKEKVKTTVGMVLLPKPRVPYPRFSHFSQREQRSYVDLLVKYAKIPANSKATGINKNEYLQYLDMKKHVNKEVTEFLKFLQNSAKKCAQDYNMLTDESRLFAEQILKACVDQVKKYPEFYTLHEVTSLMGFFPFRIEMGLKLEKTLLALGSVKFVKTVFPSMPAKLQISKDSTSPTETAERIAAALHDDISNDPNAEKLVSRYHPHIALTSQSLFTLLNNHGPNYKEQWEIPVCVQVIPVAGSKPVKVIYINSPLPPKKITTRKKSQIFHDVPLRSMMSKSTSVPVSAVFMDKPEDQITDMESVFGNASWTLGRAKINYEVNETRKIETLESMDLDFDDDVTELETFGVTSAKPSKSPCPGNTSASTGPNTADTCAAPRAAATPAAPAAPDPSAHSRSLSQILMEQLQKEKQLVTGADGDPEECQNKDRQGSGPSGERVPSSEKPLRQDSDSKACHTSQLESTVVIKTSSENELTGERPKEAENTDHSKEKASASEAANPSEGGNCSSDTDEDCLIIDAECQNTTSRQAAHVNPKPLSPHSSSGQTPTAGNQATAPLGCNEDPCVLKKPIKRVYKKFDPVGEILKMQDELLKPISRKAPELPPASLENAKQPPAGEPCAAPADPCSWPKPGWASTFQKPKGRLPYELQDYVEDTSEYTAPQEGNLVYKLFSLQDLLLLVRCSVQRVETRPRSKKRKKIRRQFPVSVLPKVEYQACYGVEALTESELCCLWTESLLHSNCAFYVGHIDAFTSKLFLLEEITSEEVKEKLPALKIASLFNILQHVLKKLISGRFFTPDLQDL
- the ICE2 gene encoding little elongation complex subunit 2 isoform X5 → MSSMVTMGESRLNWDITPKNGLQTYFSRENYKDHSMALSLKELHILSSRRIGENLNASASSVENEPPVNPATQAKEKVKTTVGMVLLPKPRVPYPRFSHFSQREQRSYVDLLVKYAKIPANSKATGINKNEYLQYLDMKKHVNKEVTEFLKFLQNSAKKCAQDYNMLTDESRLFAEQILKACVDQVKKYPEFYTLHEVTSLMGFFPFRIEMGLKLEKTLLALGSVKFVKTVFPSMPAKLQISKDSTSPTETAERIAAALHDDISNDPNAEKLVSRYHPHIALTSQSLFTLLNNHGPNYKEQWEIPVCVQVIPVAGSKPVKVIYINSPLPPKKITTRKKSQIFHDVPLRSMMSKSTSVPVSAVFMDKPEDQITDMEKNMDKYVVTFPTAPCFCI